The following are encoded together in the Parabacteroides chongii genome:
- a CDS encoding DUF3868 domain-containing protein: MKRLLTITCMLFGAATLLTAQETAPRAVQEGTILIERKMVEKADSFLVVDMTVNISGIEVDRNRSVVCTPLIHHGDSLRPLPPIVINGRDRHILYERQERKAEPGLSFVVRRQNKKEQRIDYHAHFPFSKWMEKSELSLVTDLCGCGWEALQNDSSVLFSINMADPILLVPQLAYAVPQPEPVKQRALEGRAFLDFPVNKTEIYPEYRNNPQELCRIRESIESVRNDTYATITDIDIKGYASPEGSYANNAYLAEYRAKALMGYVNELYDFGCASMQVNFEPEDWKGLEEYVENSDLPEKEELLAIIRADEPADWDQREWRLKTLAGGVPYQTLLREVYPALRHSDYVVKYTIRNFTVEEAKELLYTDPSRLSVEEMFRVAQTYEPGGDRFKEVFEIAVRMYPDDPVSNLNAANIAISEGKVEQAKRYLAKAETSPEKQLAEAGIAMLEGDLDRAETLLLPLKDNLGLAEDVANNLEQIATKRAE; this comes from the coding sequence ATGAAACGCTTACTAACTATAACATGCATGCTATTCGGTGCCGCAACACTCCTCACAGCCCAGGAAACCGCTCCCAGGGCTGTGCAGGAGGGCACCATCCTGATAGAGCGGAAAATGGTGGAGAAGGCCGATTCTTTTCTGGTAGTGGATATGACTGTCAATATCAGTGGGATAGAGGTAGACCGCAACCGTTCGGTCGTATGCACTCCGCTGATTCACCATGGTGATAGTTTGCGTCCGTTGCCTCCTATTGTTATCAACGGACGTGATCGTCATATCTTGTATGAAAGACAGGAGCGCAAAGCCGAACCGGGATTAAGCTTCGTGGTGCGCCGCCAGAATAAGAAAGAGCAGCGGATCGACTATCATGCCCACTTCCCGTTCAGCAAATGGATGGAGAAGTCGGAACTCTCTTTGGTGACCGACCTTTGCGGTTGCGGCTGGGAGGCCTTGCAAAACGACAGCTCTGTCTTGTTCTCCATCAATATGGCCGACCCGATCTTGCTGGTGCCCCAACTGGCCTATGCCGTTCCGCAACCCGAACCCGTGAAACAACGTGCCTTGGAGGGACGTGCTTTTCTGGACTTCCCGGTCAATAAGACGGAGATTTATCCGGAATATCGCAACAACCCGCAGGAGCTTTGCCGCATACGCGAAAGCATCGAGTCGGTGCGCAACGACACCTATGCAACCATCACAGACATAGATATCAAAGGGTATGCTTCGCCCGAAGGAAGCTATGCCAACAATGCCTACCTGGCGGAATATCGCGCCAAGGCCTTGATGGGATATGTAAACGAACTCTACGATTTCGGCTGTGCCTCGATGCAGGTCAACTTCGAGCCGGAGGACTGGAAAGGGCTGGAAGAGTATGTCGAAAACTCTGACCTCCCCGAAAAGGAAGAGCTTCTGGCCATCATCCGCGCCGACGAGCCGGCCGACTGGGATCAGCGCGAATGGCGACTGAAAACGCTTGCCGGCGGTGTGCCTTATCAGACCCTGCTGCGCGAGGTATATCCGGCCTTGCGGCATTCGGACTATGTGGTAAAATACACCATCCGCAACTTCACCGTCGAGGAGGCGAAGGAATTGCTCTACACCGACCCGAGCCGGCTGAGTGTGGAGGAAATGTTCCGAGTGGCACAAACCTACGAGCCGGGTGGCGACCGCTTCAAGGAGGTATTCGAAATAGCTGTCCGCATGTATCCGGACGACCCGGTTTCCAACCTCAACGCTGCCAACATTGCTATCAGCGAGGGCAAAGTGGAGCAGGCCAAACGTTATTTGGCGAAAGCCGAAACCTCTCCGGAGAAGCAGCTGGCTGAAGCGGGTATTGCCATGCTGGAGGGTGATCTGGATAGGGCAGAGACTTTGTTGCTCCCGTTGAAAGATAACCTTGGTCTGGCTGAAGATGTTGCCAATAACTTGGAGCAGATAGCGACGAAGCGGGCTGAATAG
- a CDS encoding T9SS type A sorting domain-containing protein — protein sequence MKRFQYNNILRRPAYLFFLFLLAASRLVSAQEVEGEQYERGHIWHERTDTIYVYPGEHTRMFVQSNSSAANIHGFSRWLQLGDNKDIDEGWYEEHLLWKKQSDTIAFKYDQNLKCYVAKTQQSAVSQPHYSYVEYVADKDNVGGVTGILDSLAWDASAWNDWKWNEDSTNINQLPTAINLRRKFIIKNAKSRYEQLKKAKEEYEEAAKKLGVNTLVEAGFFEKYTVHTPLRLKKNHGTKEWQTGVNFRLKEVLSNYYLKSSEDIKIDSIHSGAARYVRWRVFNGSKEPMECTTVHKKKQGDSNKEHLVPKEGYVMEHLFATLGATYADYVKGTDLPGKFINNASVFYCVGLEGDATANSSEEDLTRYITAEVSLDENDWYPVALITVYLDPYSDPKTAEELKGANDYNYVKREQDRLDEDVNYDLIAEINFDDPEADGNKVPEKSAENYRLTRLNKGSSDYAFADLRAVDKGQRTPMQRSLSRSEYAFFKTLEVYGLSSYNNYYYKPGGYYVKTYDRLYERQLLSGKTTPDKMGYFLYLDAIDEPGRIVSLPVNTELCSDTKLLVTAWVCNMESTSATDAVAGDIGLTFKGITEEGEEVDLHTFYSGSMRRTPARADNANNPNLMRWQQICYEFSVPNTLSFQSYRLDLFNNCQHSDGADYAVDEIKVYRSTPNIYVRRKATCDLNSVLLRSNYQTLLENMNLKPGDKVWSQLSDDDKKKYALLRLGLEGLDDTSNGEDKDQKSDYFKNLYYSFLRDFHVQPPTRDIYDEVHEWLQMDYNGDGFISQFGRVIISTRIEDIPTNQEEANELSKKLNLRALKEYQERFNDLKDKNILPEDAKEPSQYESGDLSSAYQLFHDLGIAPINCAWFMPENVDEGGFPTEGDANPDKGFIFLADIQTGMKARQAVRESDDKKPDELLPGVEYYVMLLNGNQKDVSDGGSADPHSKCALIAPFHVMDPIRLVINGQAEYDPHGLCMNNPVNVNAALQAVDPDGNVITFAPTYYCFDWYFSPNDPEVEGEGEVPSYIWELFDDLQTFRKELNKDLSPNDRKEGTEEDLRKWQPSSQTLKEIQQRLIEMVDDGQLLLSVHDPEFILDKERLTFYSLPFSVDMDKLLEEIENKTNRAGALLCMNPRQMILEATETAPVVQLGLPDIKYPDDMLQVPLRIGTHYVKECRKSSMEANAGKSLRIPVRHFKLSQAENADHLGFSKGVSDTIRLYSLNGNYVEGEPARAVLTGADIKTSLANNNYIQLQFLPDFKPLEGFIYTLKIELEEQQISGEPTNSCHGIVYLPLKIVPKYLTWVSDGSSRNWNNDGLWRRSNQAELYVDGKLESVDANKTDGPIRTDLEFAFAPMDFSYVTVLKPENSSWLYKLDQKNDDQSLDMKPNIQEIQQIGDATERIEYDMVIKSSPSDNVYSVTHYYGNTCNFIYFKPRATLMRQDLLHYNKAKVEFEMDKNKKYFLSSPLQEVIAGDMYSTGGTGRQESPVFIVSSSTGGEYTIKFDEKSNNRFNPAFYQKIWDNSAKIYLKNGTADETYAAVASNWSVEYNDVSVPYKPGTGFYSSVENFSNDRALVRLPKGDTWYNYYDTEGKTEESDKYSINQGIISLRDKLSFDADTPEQELKATVTNATNGTFFFVGNPFMTYLNMDAFFNGNPGLSRTYWTEYDAFVLKEDGTVVSTGGSTGGFLKTMQGFFVQKNSTQKEGENPSLTVTFTPEMMAADYASTLETRSSEEEAFPTLYISTERKGERSAISIIKREGADAAYRVGEDAVVLLDTDEKQHPALYSVAGSQAVAINQTSDISNIPLGIYSDDAEDVTLTFEGIEQFDSPLYLYDALLDESIRLDALNTKITVPGSTHGRYFLNGGKEGLDAESDIAIYSPVAGEIIVATSASDLLKTIRVYDLAGRLQLSLQSINESVKRLYLTGGVYIVKASTEKGEVKGGKVIVR from the coding sequence ATGAAAAGATTTCAATATAATAACATATTACGCCGACCGGCTTATCTCTTCTTTCTTTTCTTGCTGGCAGCAAGCCGTTTAGTTTCTGCCCAGGAAGTAGAGGGGGAACAGTATGAACGAGGACATATCTGGCATGAAAGAACGGATACAATCTATGTATATCCGGGTGAGCATACACGTATGTTTGTACAGTCCAACTCCTCAGCTGCAAACATTCATGGATTTTCACGTTGGCTACAATTAGGGGATAATAAAGATATAGATGAGGGTTGGTATGAAGAACATTTGCTGTGGAAAAAGCAAAGTGATACTATAGCTTTTAAATATGATCAAAATCTAAAATGTTATGTGGCAAAAACTCAGCAATCAGCAGTGTCTCAGCCTCATTATAGCTATGTGGAATATGTTGCAGATAAAGATAACGTAGGAGGTGTTACCGGTATCCTCGATTCACTGGCATGGGATGCAAGTGCCTGGAACGATTGGAAGTGGAATGAAGATAGTACTAATATTAATCAATTACCCACAGCTATCAATCTCCGCCGTAAGTTCATTATCAAAAATGCAAAGAGTAGATATGAGCAGTTGAAAAAAGCGAAGGAAGAATACGAAGAGGCAGCTAAAAAGCTGGGGGTAAACACCTTGGTCGAGGCTGGTTTCTTTGAAAAATATACTGTACATACACCTCTTCGTCTCAAAAAGAATCATGGAACTAAAGAGTGGCAGACGGGGGTTAATTTCCGTTTGAAGGAAGTGTTGTCGAATTATTATCTCAAGAGTTCTGAAGATATTAAGATAGATAGTATTCATTCTGGTGCAGCTAGATATGTTCGTTGGCGAGTGTTTAATGGGAGTAAAGAGCCTATGGAGTGTACAACAGTACATAAAAAGAAGCAGGGGGATAGTAATAAGGAGCATCTAGTACCCAAAGAAGGGTATGTTATGGAGCATTTGTTTGCTACTTTGGGTGCTACGTATGCTGATTATGTGAAAGGTACTGATCTGCCGGGAAAATTTATTAACAATGCTTCGGTCTTTTATTGTGTCGGTTTGGAAGGAGATGCTACAGCTAATTCGAGTGAGGAGGATCTGACTAGATATATTACGGCTGAAGTCTCTCTTGATGAAAATGATTGGTATCCGGTAGCCCTTATCACGGTCTATTTAGATCCTTATTCAGACCCTAAAACGGCAGAAGAGTTGAAAGGCGCAAACGATTACAACTATGTTAAGCGCGAACAGGATCGCTTGGATGAGGATGTGAACTATGACCTGATTGCCGAAATCAACTTCGATGATCCGGAGGCAGATGGGAATAAGGTTCCTGAAAAGTCTGCGGAAAATTATAGGTTGACACGCTTGAATAAGGGGTCGTCCGATTATGCTTTTGCTGATTTGAGGGCAGTAGATAAGGGGCAGAGAACTCCGATGCAGCGTTCTTTATCCCGTTCCGAATATGCCTTTTTTAAAACATTGGAAGTATATGGTCTTAGTAGCTACAATAACTACTACTATAAACCCGGTGGATATTATGTAAAAACGTATGACCGGCTGTACGAACGGCAGTTATTGAGTGGCAAAACCACCCCGGATAAGATGGGATATTTTTTGTATCTGGATGCTATTGATGAGCCGGGGCGTATCGTTTCTCTGCCGGTAAATACAGAGCTGTGTTCGGATACCAAGCTGTTGGTGACGGCGTGGGTCTGCAATATGGAGTCTACTTCCGCTACTGATGCTGTTGCCGGAGATATCGGTTTGACATTCAAAGGTATTACGGAAGAAGGTGAGGAGGTAGATTTACATACCTTCTATAGCGGTTCCATGCGGCGTACTCCGGCCAGGGCGGACAATGCAAATAATCCGAATCTTATGAGGTGGCAGCAGATTTGTTATGAATTTTCAGTTCCTAATACGCTGAGCTTTCAGTCGTATCGTTTGGATTTATTCAACAATTGTCAGCACTCCGACGGTGCGGACTATGCTGTTGATGAGATTAAAGTGTATCGCTCTACTCCCAATATCTATGTGCGCCGTAAAGCAACTTGCGATTTGAACTCGGTGTTGCTGCGCTCTAATTATCAGACCTTGCTGGAGAATATGAACTTGAAGCCTGGTGATAAGGTATGGAGTCAGCTTTCTGATGATGATAAAAAGAAGTACGCTTTGCTTCGCCTGGGACTTGAAGGTTTGGATGATACTAGTAATGGGGAAGATAAAGATCAGAAAAGTGACTACTTCAAGAATTTGTATTATTCCTTCCTAAGAGACTTTCACGTGCAGCCGCCTACGAGGGATATTTATGATGAAGTGCATGAATGGTTGCAGATGGATTATAACGGGGATGGATTTATTAGTCAATTCGGACGTGTAATCATATCGACGAGAATAGAGGATATACCGACGAATCAAGAGGAGGCAAATGAGTTGTCTAAAAAATTGAACCTTCGGGCTTTGAAGGAATATCAGGAACGGTTTAATGATTTGAAGGATAAAAACATTTTACCGGAAGATGCTAAGGAGCCGAGCCAATATGAGTCAGGTGATTTGAGCTCTGCTTATCAGCTCTTTCACGATTTGGGGATAGCCCCTATCAACTGTGCCTGGTTTATGCCTGAAAATGTGGATGAGGGAGGTTTCCCTACAGAAGGCGATGCCAATCCTGATAAGGGATTTATCTTTTTGGCGGATATACAGACGGGGATGAAGGCCAGGCAGGCTGTGAGAGAATCGGATGACAAAAAGCCAGATGAGTTGCTTCCGGGAGTAGAGTATTATGTGATGTTGCTCAATGGTAATCAGAAAGATGTGTCTGATGGCGGTAGTGCCGACCCGCACTCCAAATGTGCGTTGATTGCCCCGTTTCATGTGATGGATCCGATCCGGTTGGTGATTAACGGACAGGCGGAATATGACCCACATGGGTTGTGTATGAATAATCCGGTGAATGTGAATGCTGCTTTGCAGGCGGTTGATCCCGATGGTAATGTTATCACGTTTGCACCAACTTATTACTGTTTCGACTGGTATTTCTCGCCCAACGATCCGGAAGTGGAGGGCGAGGGTGAAGTACCGTCGTATATATGGGAGTTGTTTGATGATCTACAAACTTTCAGAAAGGAACTGAATAAGGACTTGTCGCCCAATGACCGGAAAGAAGGTACGGAAGAGGATTTGAGGAAATGGCAGCCAAGTTCTCAGACATTGAAAGAGATACAGCAGAGGCTGATAGAAATGGTAGATGACGGCCAATTACTATTGTCTGTTCATGATCCGGAATTTATATTGGATAAAGAGCGTCTAACTTTCTACTCCCTGCCTTTTTCGGTAGATATGGATAAGTTGCTGGAGGAGATAGAAAATAAGACGAATCGAGCCGGTGCATTGCTTTGTATGAATCCCCGTCAAATGATACTTGAAGCGACAGAGACAGCCCCTGTAGTACAGTTGGGGCTGCCTGATATAAAGTATCCGGATGATATGTTGCAAGTACCTTTGCGTATTGGGACTCATTACGTAAAAGAATGCAGAAAGAGTTCTATGGAAGCTAATGCGGGCAAGTCATTACGGATACCCGTACGGCATTTTAAACTCTCACAAGCTGAAAATGCTGATCATTTAGGTTTTTCAAAAGGAGTCTCCGATACAATCAGATTGTATAGTTTGAATGGTAATTATGTGGAGGGAGAGCCAGCCAGGGCTGTACTTACTGGAGCAGATATAAAAACATCATTAGCCAATAATAATTATATCCAACTTCAGTTTCTGCCAGACTTCAAGCCGTTGGAGGGTTTTATTTATACTTTAAAAATTGAGTTAGAGGAACAGCAAATAAGTGGTGAGCCAACCAATAGTTGCCATGGTATAGTTTATCTGCCTCTGAAGATTGTTCCTAAATATCTGACATGGGTCAGCGATGGATCTTCGCGTAACTGGAACAACGATGGTTTGTGGCGTCGTTCGAATCAGGCAGAGCTATATGTGGATGGAAAACTGGAAAGTGTGGATGCAAATAAGACAGATGGACCAATACGAACAGACCTGGAGTTTGCCTTTGCTCCGATGGATTTCTCGTATGTAACGGTTCTTAAACCGGAAAATAGTTCCTGGTTATATAAACTGGATCAGAAGAATGATGATCAATCTTTGGATATGAAACCGAATATTCAGGAAATTCAGCAAATCGGCGATGCCACTGAGCGTATAGAATATGATATGGTGATAAAGAGTTCTCCCTCTGATAACGTATATTCGGTAACTCATTATTATGGAAATACGTGCAATTTTATTTACTTTAAACCTAGAGCTACCTTGATGCGACAGGATTTGCTGCATTACAATAAGGCAAAAGTTGAGTTTGAAATGGATAAGAATAAAAAGTATTTCTTGTCTTCTCCTTTGCAAGAGGTGATAGCGGGTGATATGTATTCCACAGGAGGTACCGGACGACAGGAATCTCCAGTATTTATAGTGTCGAGTTCTACTGGAGGGGAGTATACAATAAAATTTGATGAAAAAAGCAATAACCGTTTTAATCCTGCTTTCTACCAGAAGATATGGGATAATAGTGCAAAGATATATTTAAAAAATGGAACGGCAGATGAAACATATGCTGCTGTCGCTTCCAACTGGAGCGTAGAATATAATGATGTGTCAGTTCCTTATAAACCGGGTACCGGCTTCTACAGCAGTGTGGAAAACTTTAGTAATGATAGGGCTTTGGTGCGTTTGCCTAAAGGTGATACATGGTATAATTATTATGATACAGAAGGTAAGACAGAGGAAAGTGATAAATATTCTATTAATCAGGGAATTATATCTTTACGTGATAAACTAAGTTTTGATGCTGACACACCGGAGCAAGAATTAAAAGCAACAGTTACCAATGCTACTAACGGTACCTTCTTCTTTGTCGGTAATCCGTTTATGACTTATCTGAATATGGATGCTTTCTTTAATGGAAATCCTGGATTGTCTCGTACTTATTGGACGGAATACGATGCATTTGTATTAAAAGAAGATGGAACAGTAGTAAGTACCGGCGGTAGTACCGGCGGTTTCCTGAAGACTATGCAAGGTTTCTTTGTGCAGAAGAATAGTACTCAGAAAGAAGGGGAGAATCCATCCCTTACCGTCACTTTCACTCCGGAAATGATGGCGGCAGATTATGCCTCTACGTTGGAGACCCGTTCGTCGGAAGAAGAAGCCTTCCCGACTCTTTACATCTCGACGGAGCGGAAAGGGGAGCGCAGTGCTATTTCCATCATCAAGCGGGAAGGGGCGGATGCCGCCTACCGCGTCGGTGAGGATGCCGTCGTCTTGTTGGATACGGACGAGAAACAGCATCCGGCTCTTTACAGTGTAGCCGGAAGCCAGGCGGTGGCCATTAACCAAACGTCGGACATCAGCAACATCCCATTGGGTATCTATAGCGATGATGCAGAAGATGTAACCCTTACCTTCGAAGGCATCGAGCAGTTTGACAGCCCGCTCTATCTCTACGACGCCCTGTTGGATGAAAGTATCCGGCTGGATGCCTTGAACACGAAGATAACTGTGCCCGGCTCTACGCACGGCCGTTATTTCCTGAATGGAGGAAAAGAAGGGCTGGATGCAGAAAGTGATATTGCTATCTATTCACCGGTAGCCGGTGAAATCATAGTGGCCACCTCTGCTTCCGACCTGCTGAAGACAATCCGTGTATATGACCTTGCCGGTCGTTTGCAGCTCAGCCTCCAGTCAATCAACGAATCGGTCAAACGCCTCTACCTGACAGGCGGAGTCTACATAGTAAAGGCTTCAACAGAAAAGGGAGAAGTGAAAGGTGGTAAGGTGATTGTGAGGTAG
- a CDS encoding FimB/Mfa2 family fimbrial subunit codes for MKRLITYIRLVSSLLLLGASACDYIHDDTLPPCEFRLHYVYDYNMKFADAFQHEVDQVSLFICDDQGTFLRQRQIEGDELKANDIRLDLPPGTYYLVSWAGLDEGTYQLPQLTPGTSPVEDIRVRTLRQSDGTQPRELHPLWHSLDTIVVSGLAHESDTISLAKDTNKLRFVLQNVKGDNMDVNDFTFRIVADNGYMDYDNSLLPDPAISYLPYYTENVEIAADPDPESTVSGQLVAVAEMNTMRLMAGENFRLIVQHRGWEKDVLNINLNNYLLLTKMEGHDISAQEYLDRQDEYSIIFFLTPITCPDPDPDPDPDPDPDPNPDPDPDPNPEDPIIGYACYTIQVKDWVIRLNETDL; via the coding sequence ATGAAACGATTAATTACGTACATCCGATTAGTCTCTTCACTCCTTTTATTGGGAGCGTCTGCCTGCGACTATATCCACGACGACACCTTGCCGCCGTGCGAATTTCGTCTGCATTATGTGTACGATTATAATATGAAGTTTGCCGACGCTTTCCAACACGAAGTCGACCAGGTCTCCCTCTTTATCTGCGACGACCAGGGTACCTTCCTCCGGCAGCGGCAGATTGAAGGCGACGAACTGAAGGCCAACGACATCCGTCTCGACCTTCCTCCCGGCACCTACTACCTGGTTTCGTGGGCAGGCCTCGACGAAGGCACCTACCAACTGCCGCAACTCACCCCCGGCACTTCGCCGGTGGAAGACATACGCGTGCGCACCCTCCGCCAGTCGGACGGCACGCAACCCCGCGAACTGCACCCCCTTTGGCACAGCCTCGACACCATCGTCGTCTCCGGCCTTGCCCACGAGAGCGACACCATCAGTCTGGCCAAAGACACCAACAAACTGCGTTTCGTACTCCAAAACGTGAAAGGCGACAATATGGACGTGAACGACTTCACCTTCCGCATCGTGGCCGACAACGGCTATATGGACTACGACAACAGTCTGCTGCCCGACCCGGCCATCAGCTACCTCCCTTACTACACCGAAAACGTGGAGATAGCTGCCGACCCCGACCCTGAGTCTACGGTCTCCGGCCAGCTGGTAGCCGTTGCCGAAATGAACACCATGCGTCTGATGGCGGGCGAGAACTTCCGTCTGATCGTACAGCATAGGGGCTGGGAAAAAGATGTGTTGAATATTAACCTCAACAATTACCTTTTGCTCACAAAAATGGAGGGTCACGACATCAGTGCCCAGGAATACCTGGACCGTCAGGACGAATATTCCATCATCTTCTTCCTGACCCCAATCACTTGCCCGGATCCCGATCCTGATCCTGATCCTGACCCTGACCCTGATCCCAATCCCGACCCAGACCCTGATCCCAATCCCGAAGATCCGATCATCGGCTATGCTTGTTACACTATCCAGGTAAAGGATTGGGTGATACGGTTGAATGAAACGGATTTGTAA
- a CDS encoding Mfa1 family fimbria major subunit (Members of this family are fimbrial shaft proteins (major subunit proteins), found in the Bacteriodetes. The family is named for Mfa1 from Porphyromonas gingivalis, and is related to but distinct from the family of FimA from the species.), translated as MKKKNFYSLWAAALLMMAGGCSEELGEGDDSNGGGDGTGDKAYVTVRISSPSTGARTKAGDKPEGGEGGDGFVQGTVDENYIRDVNIFLYKTEQQQEGAEPDKYLSLETPIVGSGFSEQVDNDPKTPSNNHTPQATVEINIPKLGEKIEYYNILTITNAGEKLTFSTVKQLRDYLFEKQDAWEHGVEREDGEIVTTHFVMSTHTMTLGNDKSVVGLSQANNNPADAPSVTVYVERLAARIDLKLGDENGSYDVATDKVQLTAFSVVNRLKAGSYMFKRVTVPELGNDMDKQPIRTESDGDIYLGDEYWNTEGYYNYVIDPWTRGKKVDLFTADGYTPVSLASHYVDNGEAKTGSTSFDDLYINHFNKELNEKETFVTYGDNLPNAGIGENEGNYGEKGYKLIAYTLENTTGWEQQLNGFSTGVIFKGTYTPKYVIKYSIEENKNESVEYANLEKEDQYFYTTKVTTTQSTQDDDGSTGTTTKTVLYADLKSLLVGSFSDDVNGDIVKLLFGGAGSTTTTVTKEEVEAVVNTLQGKFGEAYAAFVGKNIQESVNISDINYEAFAQTIKPNDAEVLAEKYDIHYYKDGTCYYKYWIRHANNGLNPPDNPNLGIMEYGIVRNNLYKLDVTAIKKLGDPLPFTPGVDDPKNPNEDDKTQYYITVMVYVKDWVIRDNGQIEL; from the coding sequence ATGAAAAAGAAAAACTTTTATAGCTTATGGGCAGCCGCGCTATTGATGATGGCGGGAGGTTGTTCCGAAGAGTTGGGAGAGGGAGATGACTCGAATGGCGGTGGCGATGGCACTGGCGATAAGGCGTATGTAACCGTCCGTATTTCTTCTCCGTCAACTGGGGCGAGGACAAAGGCGGGTGATAAGCCTGAAGGTGGAGAAGGTGGTGATGGATTTGTGCAAGGAACAGTGGATGAGAATTACATTAGGGATGTGAATATATTCTTATATAAGACAGAACAGCAACAAGAAGGTGCTGAACCTGATAAATATTTGTCTTTAGAAACACCAATAGTAGGAAGTGGATTTTCAGAGCAGGTAGATAATGACCCTAAGACTCCTTCTAATAATCATACGCCACAAGCTACTGTTGAAATTAATATTCCAAAGCTAGGAGAGAAAATTGAATATTACAATATCTTGACTATAACTAATGCTGGTGAGAAGTTGACTTTTAGTACAGTCAAGCAGTTACGTGATTATTTATTTGAAAAGCAGGATGCTTGGGAGCATGGTGTGGAAAGAGAGGATGGGGAGATAGTTACAACTCACTTCGTGATGTCTACTCATACGATGACCTTAGGCAATGATAAGTCGGTTGTAGGATTGAGCCAAGCTAATAATAATCCTGCAGATGCACCATCTGTAACTGTTTATGTTGAGCGTTTGGCGGCTAGAATTGATCTGAAATTAGGGGACGAAAATGGGAGCTATGATGTTGCAACAGATAAAGTACAACTTACTGCTTTTTCTGTTGTCAACCGATTAAAAGCAGGTTCTTATATGTTTAAGAGAGTGACTGTCCCTGAACTTGGAAACGATATGGATAAACAACCGATTAGAACAGAAAGTGATGGAGATATCTATTTAGGTGATGAATATTGGAATACAGAAGGTTATTATAATTATGTAATTGATCCCTGGACACGTGGAAAGAAGGTGGATTTGTTTACAGCAGATGGATATACTCCAGTTTCTTTAGCTTCACATTATGTGGATAATGGAGAAGCTAAAACTGGTTCTACTTCCTTTGATGATCTGTATATTAATCATTTTAATAAAGAACTTAATGAAAAAGAAACTTTTGTGACTTATGGTGACAACTTACCAAACGCAGGAATAGGGGAGAACGAAGGAAATTATGGTGAGAAAGGTTACAAGCTTATCGCTTATACCTTAGAAAACACAACAGGCTGGGAACAACAACTTAACGGCTTTTCTACTGGGGTGATCTTTAAGGGGACATATACTCCTAAATATGTAATAAAATATAGTATAGAAGAAAATAAAAATGAATCAGTTGAGTATGCCAACCTTGAGAAAGAGGATCAATATTTTTACACAACTAAAGTAACAACAACACAGTCCACACAAGACGACGATGGTAGTACTGGAACAACAACGAAAACGGTTCTATATGCAGATTTGAAATCATTGCTGGTTGGATCATTTAGTGATGATGTTAATGGTGATATTGTTAAACTCTTATTTGGAGGAGCAGGCAGTACTACTACTACTGTAACAAAAGAAGAAGTAGAAGCAGTAGTTAATACACTTCAAGGAAAGTTTGGTGAGGCATATGCGGCGTTTGTAGGAAAAAACATACAGGAGTCTGTTAATATTAGTGATATAAATTATGAAGCTTTTGCACAGACTATCAAACCCAATGATGCCGAAGTTCTAGCTGAAAAATACGACATTCACTATTATAAAGACGGTACCTGCTACTACAAATACTGGATCCGTCACGCAAACAACGGACTGAATCCCCCCGATAATCCTAACCTGGGTATCATGGAATACGGTATTGTCCGTAACAACCTTTATAAGTTGGATGTAACAGCGATTAAAAAGTTAGGTGATCCACTACCGTTTACTCCGGGAGTAGACGATCCTAAAAATCCGAATGAAGACGATAAAACGCAGTATTATATCACGGTTATGGTTTACGTTAAAGACTGGGTAATCCGCGATAACGGGCAAATTGAACTCTAA